The Pseudomonas berkeleyensis genome includes a region encoding these proteins:
- a CDS encoding ArsC family reductase, with amino-acid sequence MSYVLYGIKACDTMKKARTWLDEHKVEYAFHDYKSAGIDRASLEKWCNEHGWETILNRAGTTFRKLDDAQKADLDQAKAIDLMLAQPSMIKRPVLELGDKTLVGFKPDSYQAALA; translated from the coding sequence ATGAGTTACGTCCTCTACGGCATCAAAGCTTGCGACACCATGAAGAAGGCTCGCACCTGGCTCGACGAGCACAAGGTCGAGTACGCCTTCCACGATTACAAGAGCGCGGGCATCGACCGCGCCAGCCTGGAGAAGTGGTGCAACGAGCACGGCTGGGAAACCATCCTGAACCGCGCCGGCACCACCTTCCGCAAACTGGATGACGCGCAGAAAGCCGATCTCGACCAGGCCAAGGCCATCGACCTGATGCTGGCCCAACCGTCGATGATCAAGCGCCCGGTACTCGAGCTGGGCGACAAGACCCTGGTCGGCTTCAAGCCGGATAGCTACCAAGCCGCATTGGCCTGA
- a CDS encoding Na+/H+ antiporter yields the protein MQLLYTILIMLLVVSGTRITAQFIPLPLPLLQILIGALLAIPVLGLHVRLEPELFLLLFIPPLLFVDGWRMPKGQFRQLRTPILLLAFALVFFTILGAGYFIHWLLPQVPLAACFALAAVLSPTDAVAVSAITHGRLPATLNNLLQGEALMNDASGLVAFKFAVAATLTGFFSISDASLQFVLVAVGGLLVGVALSYLLGRLRAWMIGRGWEDPAPHVLLLLLLPFAAYVAAEHLGLSGILSAVAAGMMQSRLDLLPRQTTTRMLNRSVWTLLEFTFNGLIFLLLGLQLPDILGAALGSHDDSWSFALWALLCVVAIYAVMMLLRFVWVYSYWRASGAFRRWRGLPTRFAGQSRVALSAVLTLGGVRGAVTLAGVMSLPLLLNSGEAFPERDLLILIAAGVILLSLLVASAALPRILPLLPQDNAALHERELNRHRAKVLESAIRYLEREDERAADADGAIASVEIKAKLMSEYRDLLSRTRDTEELREDQREMDRMEYRMRLQALRTQRLELYRMRKDNELDDDLLSEILRDLDIAEARLHKG from the coding sequence ATGCAACTCCTCTACACCATCCTGATCATGTTGCTGGTGGTGAGCGGTACCCGTATCACCGCCCAGTTCATTCCACTTCCGTTGCCGCTGTTGCAGATACTGATCGGCGCCTTGCTGGCGATTCCCGTGCTGGGGCTGCATGTGCGTCTGGAGCCGGAGCTGTTCCTGCTGTTGTTCATCCCGCCGCTGTTGTTCGTCGATGGCTGGCGCATGCCCAAAGGGCAGTTCCGCCAGTTGCGCACGCCGATTCTGCTGTTGGCCTTCGCCCTGGTGTTCTTCACCATTCTGGGGGCCGGTTATTTCATTCACTGGTTGCTGCCGCAGGTGCCGCTGGCGGCCTGCTTCGCCTTGGCTGCCGTGCTGTCGCCCACCGACGCGGTGGCCGTGTCGGCGATCACTCACGGGCGCCTGCCCGCCACCCTGAACAACCTGCTGCAGGGCGAGGCGCTGATGAACGATGCCTCTGGCCTGGTGGCCTTCAAGTTCGCGGTGGCGGCGACGCTGACCGGGTTTTTCTCGATCAGTGACGCCAGCCTGCAGTTCGTCCTGGTGGCTGTCGGCGGGTTGCTGGTCGGCGTCGCGCTGAGCTATCTGCTGGGGCGCCTGCGCGCCTGGATGATCGGCCGCGGCTGGGAAGATCCGGCGCCGCATGTGCTGTTGCTTCTGCTGCTGCCATTCGCCGCCTATGTGGCTGCCGAGCACCTGGGGCTGTCCGGCATTCTGTCCGCAGTGGCGGCTGGCATGATGCAGAGCCGGCTGGATCTGCTGCCGCGGCAAACCACCACGCGAATGCTCAATCGCAGCGTGTGGACGCTGCTGGAATTCACCTTCAATGGCTTGATCTTCCTGCTGCTGGGGCTACAACTGCCGGACATCCTTGGCGCGGCGCTGGGCTCGCATGACGACTCCTGGTCTTTTGCGCTGTGGGCGTTGCTGTGCGTGGTGGCGATCTATGCCGTGATGATGTTGCTGCGCTTTGTCTGGGTGTATAGCTACTGGCGTGCGTCCGGTGCATTTCGGCGCTGGCGAGGGTTGCCGACACGGTTTGCCGGGCAGTCGCGGGTGGCGCTCAGTGCAGTGCTGACCCTGGGCGGTGTGCGTGGGGCTGTCACCTTGGCGGGCGTGATGTCGCTGCCGTTGCTGCTCAATAGTGGTGAGGCCTTCCCGGAGCGGGATCTGCTGATCCTGATCGCTGCCGGTGTGATTCTGCTGTCACTGCTGGTGGCCAGTGCCGCGTTGCCGCGAATCCTGCCGCTACTGCCGCAAGACAATGCGGCGTTGCATGAGCGTGAGCTGAACCGGCATCGCGCCAAGGTGCTGGAGTCGGCCATTCGCTATCTGGAGCGCGAGGACGAACGTGCGGCGGACGCCGATGGCGCCATCGCGTCGGTCGAGATCAAGGCCAAGTTGATGAGCGAATACCGTGACCTGTTATCACGTACCCGTGATACCGAAGAGTTGCGTGAGGATCAGCGCGAGATGGATCGCATGGAATACCGCATGCGCTTGCAGGCGCTGCGCACCCAGCGTCTGGAGCTGTACCGGATGCGCAAGGACAACGAGCTGGACGATGACCTGCTGAGCGAGATCCTGCGTGACCTGGATATCGCCGAGGCGCGCTTGCACAAGGGCTGA
- the dapC gene encoding succinyldiaminopimelate transaminase has product MNPALDQLQPYPFEKLRELLGNVQPAADKRPIALSIGEPKHRSPEFVGKALTDNLDKLAVYPTTLGLPELRQSIATWCERRFGVPQGWLDAARHVLPVNGTREALFAFTQAVVDRNAQGLVVSPNPFYQIYEGAAFLAGAEPHYLPCLEAHGFNPDFDAVPSGVWQRCQILFLCSPGNPTGALIPLDTLKKLIALADKHDFVIAADECYSELYFDEDAPPPGLLSACAELGRSDFKRCVVFHSLSKRSNLPGLRSGFVAGDADILKHFLLYRTYHGCAMPVQTQLASVAAWNDEAHVRANRDMYREKFDAVLDILGPVMDVQRPDGGFYLWARTPGDDTHFTRDLFVSEHVTVVPGSYLSREVNGVNPGAGRVRMALVAPLAECIEAAERIARFIRST; this is encoded by the coding sequence ATGAATCCAGCTCTCGACCAGCTCCAGCCCTATCCCTTCGAGAAACTCCGTGAACTGCTCGGCAACGTGCAGCCTGCGGCGGACAAGCGCCCCATCGCCCTGTCCATTGGCGAGCCCAAGCACCGCTCGCCGGAGTTCGTCGGCAAGGCGCTGACCGACAACCTCGACAAGCTGGCGGTATACCCCACCACGCTGGGCCTGCCAGAGCTGCGCCAGAGCATCGCCACCTGGTGCGAACGCCGCTTCGGCGTACCGCAAGGCTGGCTGGATGCAGCGCGCCATGTGCTGCCGGTCAACGGCACCCGTGAAGCGCTGTTCGCCTTCACCCAGGCCGTGGTCGACCGCAATGCCCAGGGCCTGGTGGTCAGCCCCAACCCGTTCTACCAGATCTACGAAGGTGCGGCGTTTCTCGCCGGCGCCGAGCCGCACTACCTGCCCTGCCTGGAAGCTCACGGCTTCAATCCGGATTTCGACGCCGTGCCGAGCGGGGTCTGGCAACGCTGCCAGATCCTGTTCCTGTGCTCACCGGGCAACCCCACTGGCGCACTGATTCCGCTCGACACCCTGAAGAAGCTGATCGCCCTGGCCGATAAGCATGACTTCGTCATCGCCGCCGACGAATGCTACAGCGAGCTGTACTTCGACGAAGACGCGCCACCACCCGGCCTGTTGAGTGCCTGCGCCGAGCTGGGCCGCAGTGATTTCAAACGCTGCGTGGTGTTCCACAGCCTGTCCAAGCGCTCCAACCTGCCAGGCCTGCGCTCCGGCTTCGTGGCTGGCGATGCTGACATTCTCAAGCACTTCCTGCTGTATCGCACCTACCACGGCTGCGCCATGCCGGTACAAACCCAGCTGGCCAGCGTCGCCGCGTGGAACGACGAGGCGCATGTACGCGCCAACCGCGACATGTACCGCGAGAAGTTCGATGCCGTGCTGGACATTCTCGGCCCGGTGATGGACGTGCAGCGCCCTGATGGTGGTTTCTACCTGTGGGCCCGCACTCCGGGTGACGACACCCACTTCACCCGCGATCTGTTCGTCAGCGAGCATGTGACCGTGGTGCCCGGCTCGTACCTGTCGCGCGAAGTGAATGGTGTCAATCCGGGGGCCGGTCGCGTGCGCATGGCGCTGGTTGCGCCGCTGGCCGAATGCATCGAAGCAGCCGAGCGGATCGCGCGTTTCATTCGCAGTACCTGA
- a CDS encoding [protein-PII] uridylyltransferase: MPQMDPELFDPGQFQAELALKSSPIAAFKKAIRGAHEVLDERFRSGRDIRRLVEDRAWFVDQILQEAWKRFTWSEDADIALLAVGGYGRGELHPYSDIDLLILLDSADHEIFRESIEGFLTLLWDIGLEVGQSVRSVEECAEEARADLTVITNLMESRTIAGPEHLRQRMQQVTSTDAMWPSKHFYLAKREERKARHGKYNDTEYNLEPNVKGSPGGLRDIQTVLWVARRQFGTLNLQALVGHGFLLESEYALLSSSQEFLWKVRYALHMLAGRAEDRLLFDHQAKIAALFGYKDGEGKRSIEHFMQKYYRVVMGISELSDLINQHFEEVILRAGESGPATPLNSRFQVRDGYIEVTHPNVFKRTPFAIIEVFVLMAQNPEIKGVRADSIRLLRDSRDLIDDDFRKDIRNTSLFIELFKCKEGIHRNLRRMNRYGILGRYLPEFGHIVGQMQHDLFHIYTVDAHTLNLIKHLRKFRWPELAEKFPLASKLIDKLPKSELIYLAGLYHDIGKGRGGDHSELGAVDAEAFARRHHLPAWDSALIVWLVQNHLVMSTTAQRKDLSDPQVIHDFAQFVGDQTHLDYLYVLTVADINATNPSLWNSWRASLLRQLYTETKRALRRGLENPLDREEQIRQTQSAALDTLVRSGIDPDDAEQLWSQLGDDYFLRHTAGDVAWHTDAILQHPNNGGPLVLMKETTQREFEGGTQIFIYAPDQHDFFAVTVAAMSQLNLNIHDARIITSSSQFTLDTYVVLDADGGSIGDNPARIQQIRAGLIEALKNPDDYPTIIQRRVPRQLKHFAFAPQVTIHNDAQRPVTVLELTAPDRPGLLARIGRIFLEYDLSLQNAKIATLGERVEDVFFVTDANNQPLSDPELCARLQETIIRRLSEPSAQPTQFSI, encoded by the coding sequence ATGCCGCAGATGGACCCCGAACTGTTTGACCCCGGTCAGTTCCAGGCCGAGCTGGCCCTCAAATCCAGCCCCATCGCCGCATTCAAGAAAGCCATTCGTGGCGCGCACGAGGTCCTGGATGAGCGCTTTCGCAGCGGACGCGACATCCGCCGCCTGGTCGAGGACCGCGCCTGGTTCGTCGACCAGATCCTGCAGGAAGCCTGGAAACGCTTCACCTGGAGCGAAGACGCTGACATCGCCCTGCTCGCCGTTGGCGGCTACGGGCGCGGCGAGCTGCACCCCTACTCCGACATCGACCTGCTGATCCTCCTCGACAGCGCCGACCACGAGATCTTCCGCGAGTCCATCGAAGGCTTCCTCACCCTGCTCTGGGACATCGGCCTGGAAGTCGGGCAGAGCGTGCGCTCGGTAGAGGAATGCGCCGAAGAGGCGCGCGCCGACCTGACGGTGATTACCAACCTGATGGAGAGCCGTACCATCGCCGGCCCCGAGCACCTGCGCCAGCGCATGCAGCAGGTGACCAGCACCGACGCCATGTGGCCGAGCAAACACTTCTATCTGGCCAAGCGCGAAGAGCGCAAGGCGCGCCACGGCAAGTACAACGACACCGAGTACAACCTCGAACCCAACGTCAAAGGTTCGCCTGGCGGCCTGCGCGATATCCAGACCGTGCTCTGGGTCGCGCGCCGCCAGTTCGGCACGCTCAACCTGCAAGCTCTGGTCGGCCACGGCTTCCTGCTGGAAAGCGAGTACGCCCTGCTCTCCTCCAGTCAGGAATTCCTGTGGAAGGTACGCTACGCCCTGCACATGCTCGCCGGTCGCGCCGAAGATCGCCTGCTGTTCGACCACCAGGCGAAGATCGCCGCCCTGTTCGGCTACAAGGACGGTGAGGGCAAGCGCAGCATCGAGCACTTCATGCAGAAGTACTACCGCGTGGTCATGGGCATCTCCGAGCTGTCCGACCTGATCAACCAGCACTTCGAGGAAGTCATCCTGCGCGCAGGTGAAAGCGGCCCGGCGACGCCGCTGAACAGCCGCTTCCAGGTGCGTGACGGCTATATCGAAGTCACCCACCCGAACGTCTTCAAGCGCACCCCCTTCGCCATCATCGAAGTGTTCGTGCTGATGGCGCAGAACCCGGAGATCAAGGGCGTTCGTGCCGACAGCATTCGCCTGCTACGCGACAGCCGCGACCTGATCGACGACGACTTCCGCAAGGACATCCGCAACACCAGCCTGTTCATCGAGCTGTTCAAGTGCAAGGAAGGCATCCACCGCAACCTGCGGCGGATGAACCGCTACGGCATCCTCGGTCGCTACCTGCCGGAGTTCGGCCATATCGTCGGGCAGATGCAGCACGACCTGTTCCACATCTATACCGTCGATGCGCACACGCTCAACCTGATCAAGCACCTGCGCAAGTTCCGCTGGCCAGAGCTGGCGGAGAAATTCCCGCTGGCCAGCAAACTGATCGACAAGCTGCCCAAGTCCGAACTGATCTACCTCGCCGGCCTCTATCACGACATCGGCAAGGGTCGTGGCGGCGACCACTCGGAACTGGGCGCGGTGGACGCCGAAGCCTTCGCCCGCCGCCATCACCTGCCGGCCTGGGACAGTGCCTTGATCGTCTGGCTGGTGCAGAACCACCTGGTGATGTCCACCACTGCGCAGCGCAAGGATCTGTCCGACCCACAGGTAATCCACGACTTCGCCCAGTTCGTCGGTGATCAGACCCACCTCGACTACCTCTACGTGCTGACCGTGGCCGACATCAACGCCACCAACCCCAGCCTGTGGAACTCCTGGCGCGCCAGCCTGCTGCGCCAGCTCTACACCGAGACCAAACGCGCCCTGCGCCGCGGCCTGGAAAACCCGCTGGATCGCGAAGAGCAGATCCGCCAGACACAAAGCGCCGCGCTGGATACCCTGGTGCGCAGCGGTATCGACCCGGACGACGCAGAACAACTGTGGAGCCAGCTCGGTGACGACTACTTCCTGCGTCACACCGCTGGCGACGTGGCCTGGCATACCGACGCCATCCTCCAGCACCCCAACAATGGCGGCCCGCTGGTGTTGATGAAGGAAACCACCCAGCGCGAATTCGAGGGTGGCACGCAGATCTTCATCTACGCGCCGGATCAGCACGACTTCTTCGCCGTGACCGTAGCCGCGATGAGTCAGCTCAACCTGAACATTCACGATGCGCGGATCATTACCTCGAGCAGCCAGTTCACCCTCGATACCTACGTGGTGCTGGATGCCGACGGCGGTTCGATCGGCGACAACCCGGCGCGTATCCAGCAGATTCGCGCGGGCCTGATCGAAGCGCTGAAGAACCCGGACGACTACCCGACCATCATCCAGCGCCGGGTGCCACGCCAGCTCAAGCACTTCGCCTTCGCTCCGCAGGTGACCATCCACAACGACGCGCAGCGCCCGGTGACCGTGCTGGAGTTGACCGCTCCGGATCGCCCCGGTCTGCTGGCACGCATCGGGCGGATCTTCCTCGAATACGATCTGTCACTGCAGAACGCCAAGATCGCCACTCTCGGCGAGCGCGTCGAGGACGTGTTCTTCGTCACCGACGCCAATAACCAGCCGCTGTCGGATCCGGAGCTCTGCGCCCGCCTGCAGGAAACCATCATCCGCCGCCTGTCCGAGCCCAGCGCTCAACCCACGCAATTTTCCATCTGA